The Octopus bimaculoides isolate UCB-OBI-ISO-001 chromosome 1, ASM119413v2, whole genome shotgun sequence genome contains the following window.
AACATGGTCAGTATTCTGTTGCAGTTATTTGTAAAAGATAGACAAATacaagtatatcaaataccatcTAATAGGATTCTGGGTTTATTAAAATCATATACAACTCTAGTGGACGTATCATAATTAGTAAATTGCAATTTGGATCGGCTTTATTTGACAAGTTAATTTGTTCATAGAAGAGATCTCTAAAGTTGACATACTGTTAGGGAAAAAAGACAGGCATAATGCCAGCAGATGATACGACAGTCGTGGCTGCGTGTTTCTGCTTAAACACCTGCAGTCAGCAAGACATTTGTTCGACCTTATTTTCATAGCcaacgaacatatatacatattaacgtatatgtacatatacattcctttatctctctatatacacagacacacacaatatacacaaacccgcgcagacacacatacgcgcacaatatacatatgtacatggaaGTActtacttagatacatacatcgAGAATGTTTATATCTTAAGACTTCAATTTGCGTGTAGAAATTTGCCAGTAATATAACTCCacttttcacatattttcagaatatacatattatatatacataattatatgtatatatatatatatataattagagtggaggcgcatggcttagtggttagggtgtcagcatcctgatcgtaagattctggtttcgattcctggtccggcgacgcgttgtgttcttgagcaaaacacgtcatttcacgttgctccagtccactcagctggaaaaaatgagtaacgctgcgatggactggcgtcccgtccagccggagaacacatacgccattgaaaccgggaaaccgggaaaccgggtccatgaacCTGGCTacgctttaaaagggcgcatttatgtattatatatataattagagaatATGTTAACTTCATAAAGGGATTGTTTCATTTAAGGAaataaattattgagtattaattgaaacggctgtaagaaacGAAGATGACCATTTTCTTGTAAATGATAAGCAGTTATTAAGTttctaatctccattttcttttattcaggtatatatatatatatcaaatgaataaCAGTCCTTGCGTTCTTCCTATGTTGGAGGTAAATCTTGAATATTCAAAAGCACCCAAATtgttaaaaatcatatatatctaAGAAGCTTTGTACGTCTCCAATGGTAACGTTCTCCCTCTAACATTGTCAAAAAGTTTTATTATAAGCAGAGTCTGTTGGTGGTCAGAAGACATAGATGCTTGATTAGGTTTCTTAAGCATGATATTTGTTGATTTGCAGTTTATATATCTGGAATAGAACTACTGTAACAGATGAACATCCGACCGGCATTTAAAGGAAAGCTATGTGATTCACAATTATTCCCACTCAACATTCTCCATCTTCTATATCCCAGAAATGCTGTCTATTTTGTAGGCTTGTTACCCCAATTCTTGGAATAGATGTTTTACCCTCAATAAGTCCCCATAGAACCCGTATAATCGCGATGCTCCTGACATATTATTTTCTCTCCCGCTTGTCACATCCCAGGTGTCATAGTAAACACATTTTCAACTCGTTTCAAATAAAGTGACTGACGGCGAGTTCTTCCACTTTAGGAGGCAAACATATGTCATGGGTTTTAGGCTTTTTTCTTTGactaaatttgtaaaatatactCTAGTTTTTTGAAGGGTTCACTCACATTTTGTCATTCACCTTTAGATTCGttattgaaatatacatacattttggaTAGAGCAAGCTTCAGTTCATATAATTTAAAACTTAGAACTTAGAACTACATCAGGCAATACTGTATAAGCTTTTGTACAACTTTAATCATAACATGAAAACAACATtaagagaaatattaagaaaagGCTATAACAACACGAATAAAAGTATTGGGAATAGCATTATAACAACattagcgataataataataataataataataataataataataataataataataataataataataataataataataataataatagtgataataataataatattgaaaatgataataacagtaataaatataataataataataatgataataataataataataataataaaaataatgataataataataataataataataacaacaactatctAAGCAAAGAATACAACTTATTTAATCCAGTAAACATTCTTATAATTTAAGTTACGTCAATAACTATAGCATGAACAAGCTTTTCTAATTATTCTACTACAGCAAGCTAAATCAAATATCCACGAATAATTCAGATGACTATTTCATAAATACGAAGGGGTGGTAATTGCATATCTTTCACTATTGGTGGTGCTTTTAGTGATTACttccatttttgtatgtattttattttcattttgatatatgaGAAACAGTGAGTAACAAAGTGAGAAAGTGAGCAGGCAATGAGGGCCATTTAAAATAGAAATTCTGGaatgaaaagacatacatatgcacgtaggAATATTGGCTNNNNNNNNNNNNNNNNNNNNNNNNNNNNNNNNNNNNNNNNNNNNNNNNNNNNNNNNNNNNNNNNNNNNNNNNNNNNNNNNNNNNNNNNNNNNNNNNNNNNNNNNNNNNNNNNNNNNNNNNNNNNNNNNNNNNNNNNNNNNNNNNNNNNNNNNNNNNNNNNNNNNNNNNNNNNNNNNNNNNNNNNNNNNNNNNNNNNNNNNNNNNNNNNNNNNNNNNNNNNNNNNNNNNNNNNNNNNNNNNNNNNNNNNNNNNNNNNNNNNNNNNNNNNNNNNNNNNNNNNNNNNNNNNNNNNNNNNNNNNNNNNNNNNNNNNNNNNNNNNNNNNNNNNNNNNNNNNNNNNNNNNNNNNNNNNNNNNNNNNNNNNNNNNNNNNNNNNNNNNNNNNNNNNNNNNNNNNNNNNNNNNNNNNNNNNNNNNNNNNNNNNNNNNNNNNNNNNNNNNNNNNNNNNNNNNNNNNNNNNNNNNNNNNNNNNNNNNNNNNNNNNNNNNNNNNNNNNNNNNNNNNNNNNNNNNNNNNNNNNNNNNNNNNNNNNNNNNNNNNNNNNNNNNNNNNNNNNNNNNNNNNNNNNNNNNNNNNNNNNNNNNNNNNNNNNNNNNNNNNNNNNNNNNNNNNNNNNNNNNNNNNNNNNNNNNNNNNNNNNNNNNNNNNNNNNNNNNNNNNNNNNNNNNNNNNNNNNNNNNNNNNNNNNNNNNNNNNNNNNNNNNNNNNNNNNNNNNNNNNNNNNNNNNNNNNNNNNNNNNNNNNNNNNNNNNNNNNNNNNNNNNNNNNNNNNNNNNNNNNNNNNNNNNNNNNNNNNNNNNNNNNNNNNNNNNNNNNNNNNNNNNNNNNNNNNNNNNNNNNNNNNNNNNNNNNNNNNNNNNNNNNNNNNNNNNNNNNNNNNNNNNNNNNNNNNNNNNNNNNNNNNNNNNNNNNNNNNNNNNNNNNNNNNNNNNNNNNNNNNNNNNNNNNNNNNNNNNNNNNNNNNNNNNNNNNNNNNNNNNNNNNNNNNNNNNNNNNNNNNNNNNNNNNNNNNNNNNNNNNNNNNNNNNNNNNNNNNNNNNNNNNNNNNNNNNNNNNNNNNNNNNNNNNNNNNNNNNNNNNNNNNNNNNNNNNNNNNNNNNNNNNNNNNNNNNNNNNNNNNNNNNNNNNNNNNNNNNNNNNNNNNNNNNNNNcatatatacatatatacatatgtgtgtccgtgcgttAGTGTTTATCTTTGTCTGTGTATTGTTGGAAATTTATTAAGTTACAATGAAAATTAGGAAAATCAACAACATTTAGtacttgttgtttttttttttaggtttttctcttcaatatgtttattccagaaaaaatagagagaaagagaaaagaagaatagaAAGTCGTGTTTAATTTCCGGGAGTACCGAAAATATATCTGGTTGTAACGCTCAGGCATTGAAGAAGCGGCGATTAAAGTTAAACTATGTTACAACAGAGTACACCAAATGTTAAATGGTAACCATGTAGAAAGATACGTTCTGAAAAGAATTGAGTCATCGAGAGAAAAGCTAAGAAATAATGAAGAACGAGGGCAGTTTTTCAAGGTTAACGAGAGAGTGAAAGTATTGGAGAAATACTGAAAAAATGTacgaaggaaaagagaaataggTTAACAGTAACATAGTTGAAACgtcgaaaagaaagaaaacagagcgGAGAGAGGTATACAGTATATGTCTGCGGgtgttttttgtgtgtctatgtgtttgtataggggagaatatgcatatgtgtgaatgtgtgtctgtatgcacgcATGAGAGAGGTCGTGAGAGAAGTGTTTAACATTGTGACAAAGtatgagagagaaatggaagaggTAGTTATATATTAGAGAGTAGAGGAGGTTGGAAAAAGTATTCTTtgctcaacatatatatatgcgtgtgtatatatgtgtgtgtgtatgtgtacatatatatatatatatatatatatatatagtgtatatcgATAcgcatagagagggagagagagatttagatagAGATATAGGAAAAGAGCTAGAGAGGTAGGAAGgtcgagaaagagaaagagtcaaTGAATGACTTTTTGTAGCCTGAGAGTAAATGGAGATCAGACCATTGGTGAAAGATAGACGATAACGTCATTGCGATGAGGAGAGGGGCTGTGTCTTCCTGGCTGAAACGTTTCCGATTGCCGAGCATTTATTTGCTtcctgtaaaaataaaataaaatgtaaacgtAAATCGGTGAATTGAAGTGGAgagaacatcttttttttttctaaactatcACTTACACGGTTTACACATTATAGcgtattaaatgtttatttttgatatatgtatgcgtgtgtgtgtgtgcatgtgtatgtctgtgtatgtttgtgtgtgtgtgcatatacgcatatacatgcacacacatatctaaaaacaaaaaaatacattgaCCCAGCAATACTTTACACACATCTAGTTTGCGCTGAAATGCGTCTACATTTTTAGAATGTGATTTCCTCTCTCTGAAATTGTTTACTTATACTTACGCTTACAACACGTTGTGTAAGCTGGGTACGAAACAGTTTGCTGTGCAATACAACTCCAAGAGCATGCGttaaatgtttgtttgtctggtttgcaggagtgtatatatatatatatatatatattatttaatagatacaatatatgtttatatgtggtaCTAATactttcatatgttgagaaatacctcaaaCATATTCATGAGGCACAAACTACATATAACTTTTTGcgttttttctctcattccatttttaaacatgtattgtgtctattagataatatttatctctcaccagatagagtacttttttgttgatcttaccatcatggaacagtacattatatatatgtttgtgtgtgtgtgtgtgtgtgtgtgtgtgtgtgtgtgtgtgtgtgtgtgtgtgtgtgtgtgtgtgtgtgtttgtgtgtgtgtgtgtgtgtgtgtgtgtgtgtgtgtatgtgtgtgtagttgaataaaatttggctTAAAAGCTCGTCTACAATATTTTTAACCCAATGATATCATAGAGTGAGAATACACTTCTCACTGGATATACACCTAAAATTTCTTAATCTCTCTAGCGTttataaacagataaaagagaataGACTGGACGACATAAAGAATGTTCAATTCATTTTCAAtgattcatctctctctctctctctctctctctctctctctctctctctctctcacactcattcattctgtaagtatgtatatatgcacacaaatgttcGTGCTTTTCTTTGGTATTCCTGGATGGGTTAAAAAGTTATAATGATAAGAGCGCACATAGTACCCCATTTTGTGTAAGTCTTTGTGTGAAAGAAATATGATTCATATCGTAATGCAACAATTGTCACATAGCTtccttaaaaagaaaatttggggCAGGCCTTTTGATCAACAAAGAGCCAGAATAGGCTCTGACATTCAAAAACGCTTTTTGCATTCTATGTTACAATGtgattttatagatttttgttgTAAATGCACGGCATGCGACAGGATAGCGTAATATTTGTGTAACTGATGTAAAGGTTTGGCACGTGAACTTTCCATATTGAAATATCCATATTTCATTAATTGCCTGATGGTCTTTCTCTTTGTAGAGAcatatgatatcatttttgattCTGCACCTTTTGTGATATAGTGTAACTGACAGTTTGTTATTACATGCGATAATTATTGTGCTCTATAcgcttttgattttatatttgtcCGTTTTGCAGCAACGAAGAATTTGATCCATGCATTATACTATATATCGAGTTTCTGTGTCTTGACTAGTCTTTTTATGGACCCTCTATAGTAGAGAATTTGTTCTGCTAATGATTGGCAAACGTAAAAGATTCGTttcctttcttaatttttttctttttttgtaatcgaaattttcaaatattgtttcataCGGAAGAACATACAATATCCTAGCTTAGAATAGACATTTGTGAGTGATTTTCATGTATACTAAATTACTATATTTTCTCGTtctaattcatatgtatatatctacaaatcGGGTTTGCAGCTTGAATGCATATTAAACTTGTATTTTAAATNNNNNNNNNNNNNNNNNNNNNNNNNNNNNNNNNNNNNNNNNNNNNNNNNNNNNNNNNNNNNNNNNNNNNNNNNNNNNNNNNNNNNNNNNNNNNNNNNNNNNNNNNNNNNNNNNNNNNNNNNNNNNNNNNNNNNNNNNNNNNNNNNNNNNNNNNNNNNNNNNNNNNNNNNNNNNNNNNNNNNNNNNNNNNNNNNNNNNNNNNNNNNNNNNNNNNNNNNNNNNNNNNNNNNNNNNNNNNNNNNNNNNNNNNNNNNNNNNNNNNNNNNNNNNNNNNNNNNNNNNNNNNNNNNNNNNNNNNNNNNNNNNNNNNNNNNNNNNNNNNNNNNgcgtgtgtgtgtgtatgtgtgtgtgtgtgtgtgtgtgtgtgtgtgtgtgtattactgcgtatatgtatacgaatacaAACAAGATGACGGTAATACATTATACCAATGTTATACAAGTGACTAATATTGggatattttaacaaatatatttcactctAATATTTAAGTATTAACGATGGCAAGAAATACTGATAGATATATTATGGTTATTTGCTTAACAGAGCTCATGTTGTTCTTATGAGGCAACGCTGCCCCCAGATAGACGATGGAGTAAGCGTTGAATTCTAATATATAACATTCTAATTGTTGCCGAAACTCacatcagtattaagaattcttgaTCGGCATTTCGGATGATGTTAatgaatttgtttacatttatatgcgttgactacagcattagagcaatTAGcacttatttctaacaatgcaggtgttcctaacaccctagtcttacacacacacacacacacacacatagacacacagacacacacacacacacacacacacgcacacacacacacacacacaccacaccacacaacacatacaaacacacacaaaatatattaatgcaaTAGAAATAATTATCGGCTTTATAAGGTGAGatttataataaagatataattttctctgcatgcatttatatttcaaatgtatagacttgtgaatgtgtatgtgtgcgtgtgttttactTAAGCCTATTACTTTAACGCTACCTTAAAAATAACAACGGATCCATGAATATATACGATCTCTTGCGATAAACACACGTAATTTCATGACCTTTAATGTTCAAGGAAATTTTTAACTGCGATATTAGGCCAGCTCATCTCCACGACCTGGCCTAATAGTACAGAATTCGGTAggttcctgtttgttttcacaaTTATTCAATGCGCTTTAGAAAGAAGTAAATCGTTTATCACGAAGTAACAGATTCAAAACTAAGTTTCCTGTTAATGCTATTTATACTAACTTcaccaaaaaaataaaagcattggAAATTATATGTACCTGACTGCCAGCAGGGATAAGCGATGAATCTCTGACTGGCGGTACGTCTAAGACACAGTCCCTGGTGACCTCTCTTGCCTGGAACACCAATGTCAGCGCCGGTCATTACGTCTGGGGTGACCTTACCCTCTGAAACCAGCTGAAAAGAGAAAAGGTAGCAAAAAGTAGAGTAAAATATCGCATCATATaaggtgtatacacatacatttaaaatatatgagaaacacttttttaaatttagattcaaggtggtattacatgcatgcatatatcagtGGCTCCTTTGTTGAAAAATGTCTGACCTTCACGTGGTTGGTTTGCGATTAATAttttcctaacacacacacacacacacacacacacacacacacacacacacacacacacatatcatacatgCTTAATATAACTTAAATACAGAAACAACAGTTTACAAATAGGTAGAAAATATTTCCTGATATcaaattagcttttattaaaactagcagtccatcgcttacgacgaccagggttccggttgatccgatcgacggaacagtctgctcatgaaattaacgtggttgtggctgagcactctactgACATGCGGACgtttaacgtagttctaggggagATTCAGCGAGATACGTAATGTAACAAGGTCAGTCCTTTGAATTATAAGTACAACTCATATTTAGTAGTTGAGTGAGTTGGAACAATGTGTCTTCTAGAAAAGACAAATGAGAACTGTAGTTTTTGAGAATGCAGCATAGACAGAATCTGCATGTAAGTCGGTCActaaatttgcatatttttaggTGACACAATTTATCTACCAGTTGACTACACACTTCAGCAATCATTGGGACCAGATATCTAGTCTGACGGTAACCAAAATAGCTGGATATCCTTTCGCTTTTTCCTAATCCATCTTAAAGAAATCTCATGAGCAAAAAAGTTTCGACTTATGATGTTAAAATACAAATAGTAAGGCCAGAAATCCTATCTTCACTAGCTCATTAAAACATGGATTTAGAGAATAAGCATATGGCGTTTAGTAAGCTCTAATTTACGCCTAAGACATTAGTTTACCACGTACTTTGCCGCACATACACCCATCTGGTCTGTCATGTCATAGAGAAAAGTAACACTAGCTTCCTTTCTGgctgcatacaaatgtatattataaatacgcCTGATAAACATAGTCATAACAGAATTCAGTTAAAAAATACTATTTTCCCCTTGCATTTATATTTAGTGAACATAGTTGATATGTTTACTTATATTAGTAAAATGCCCAGAGTATTTACGAGAAATATAATCAATTGAATTGCTCTTAAAAATCATGACTTgtaattatgaattattaatttaagcttttagcattcagataagtCTTGTCAAATGCaaagcttatttatttgcattattttaaattcaacatttttttatgatgtgattgttcatttgtATAATGACATTGTACAGTAAGTGTGGACATCAGAATCGGACCGATTTGCAAATAAAATGTATAGAATATTTGAACCATTTATGGTCGGTTTAATTGATAATGGGTTAGGGTGAAATCAAATCAtctggatgagagagagagagagagagagagatagtagatgtacttgtgtgtatctgcgtgtctTGTGTGTGATTAagggtgtatgtgtatttgtgtgtgtgtctgtatgtgtgcgctgagtgtgattttgtgtgtaggTCTGAAGATAAATGTAATATTGGGAAACATAACATCTACGGTTTAGAAGCCTGTTAAAGGTATTTGGTTCGTCTATGACTTTGATTTATTATATTTGGCTTTAATACTTGCTTAGTTTTCCAATTTGACATGCTCATTATGTTGAAGAAGAACAGTGGATTTATTCACTGTACTTTTCACCAAAATATGTAACGGTTTTACTATTGTAAGGGAACCAATTTTATTTAGATAACGGACAAACAGAAAAGAGGATGTACGGAATATGCTTCAAGAAGTATATGGAGGACATTAAAATGCTATCCTGTATTCCCACGAattataaattttgaaatgttatataGTTTGAAGCGCTAGCATAAGTAGTAATATTCCATATCTTACAATAAAAGTTTAGGTATTAGTGTTTTGGAAGATTAATGTTTGTAGTAtgcatgttgaaatattttgttgttgtttctgaagAGAACtctattcatttatattacttctttacaaataaaagatgaataaatCTCATTAAGTTAAAAATAAgtcaaacattaaacaaaatgaaatggtcatcaatagaaaaaggaaaataaagtaatTCGGCGGTGCGGTTGTTTAATGGAAAATATAGATtgtattatttatctatattatatattgttcatTACTGAGAacgaatttcaaaatttcgatgaaaaaaatatcaatgaggGATGTGGAAAATATCTTACCTGCTGCAAAGTTAGATAAACAAGGTCCTTGAAGATATCTTGTGGATCCCGAGTGTCCATATATTTGGGTCGTTTGCTTAACGGTACATCTTTACTCTGAAATAGGCGGAGAGAAGTATTTCTTAGAAAACATTGGCAATGTACAGTGACTCAGAGTAACACGTAAAATGCGATAAATTAattgcatatacgtgtatacatacatacgtaaatgtgtgtgcgcgtgtatatgtatgcatataaaattgtatgtatatatatNNNNNNNNNNNNNNNNNNNNNNNNNNNNNNNNNNNNNNNNNNNNNNNNNNNNNNNNNNNNNNNNNNNNNNNNNNNNNNNNNNNNNNNNNNNNNNNNNNNNNNNNNNNNNNNNNNNNNNNNNNNNNNNNNNNNNNNNNNNNNNNNNNNNNNNNNNNNNNNNNNNNNNNNNNNNNNNNNNNNNNNNNNNNNNNNNNNNNNNNNNNNNNNNNNNNNNNNNNNNNNNNNNNNNNNNNNNNNNNNNNNNNNNNNNNNNNNNNNNNNNNNNNNNNNNNNNNNNNNNNNNNNNNNNNNNNNNNNNNNNNNNNNNNNNNNNNNNNNNNNNNNNNNNNNNNNNNNNNNNNNNNNNNNNNNNNNNNNNNNNNNNNNNNNNNNNNNNNNNNNNNNNNNNNNNNNNNNNNNNNNNNNNNNNNNNNNNNNNNNNNNNNNNNNNNNNNNNNNNNNNNNNNNNNNNNNNNNNNNNNNNNNNNNNNNNNNNNNNNNNNNNNNNNNNNNNNNNNNNNNNNNNNNNNNNNNNNNNNNNNNNNNNNNNNNNNNNNNNNNNNNNNNNNNNNNNNNNNNNNNNNNNNNNNNNNNNNNNNNNNNNNNNNNNNNNNNNNNNNNNNNNNNNNNNNNNNNNNNNNNNNNNNNNNNNNNNNNNNNNNNNNNNNNNNNNNNNNNNNNNNNNNNNNNNNNNNNNNNNNNNNNNNNNNNNNNNNNNNNNNNNNNNNNNNNNNNNNNNNNNNNNNNNNNNNNNNNNNNNNNNNNNNNNNNNNNNNNNNNNNNNNNNNNNNNNNNNNNNNNNNNNNNNNNNNNNNNNNNNNNNNNNNNNNNNNNNNNNNNNNNNNNNNNNNNNNNNNNNNNNNNNNNNNNNNNNNNNNNNNNNNNNNNNNNNNNNNNNNNNNNNNNNNNNNNNNNNNNNNNNNNNNtatatatatacacaagcatatatacatatgtatatatgcatgtatacatacatacatacatatatatatatatatatatgtgtgtgtgtgtgtgtgtgtgtgtgtgtgtgtgtatttatgtatatctatatgagtgtgtgtgtacgtgtgtatgtgtaaaattttgtttaatttagttAACTTTAATGCAGTATCAAACGAAATACTATACAGATATGAGGACCCTAATAATGTGATAATGTGTGTTTACCGAAAGTATTGTGCCATTTGTTGTAAAGATCTATTTACTAATAACTAAGTTTTCCTTTTACTTAAAGGCAATTGCTTTTCTGTTATCAGAAAAGAAGATCATTGCAAGTATTAAATCCTTTAATGTTTTCCTAGAGTATCACAGggaaaatttatgtgtaataccGGTTAAGCAAATATCAAAATTCTGTTTCAATCTTGACACTTTGAAAGCTGACATTTTCCTTTCGTTATTGACGTGGATATTAATCATATACGAACAGGTTTCTATTGAACTGCTAGTAATACATTAGAGAAAAACTGAAACAGGAAACATATGCCAAATTTCCTTTCTGCTCTTCTATAATGTCAATCATGAAACACCCAGACATATCTCACTtgcaaaagaaaagacaaaaaaatgctGCCGATATGAATAAAACTTTGACAAAAagcagtatatgtgtgtaggttatATTTTTACTCTTCACTAGTTTTAGTTATTTTACATGTGGGGCTATCTTAAAAAGTTTTAGATAATTCAGCTTGTTATGTCAATCATTGTTTGCTAAAACttcataaacagaaaaatatggccacacacccatatataaatttagatataaacaaataacttACACGCAGTTTCTGTCTATAACTTCGCCTTGTCTAAATTGTGATAACATGTTTCTATTTAAATGCAGTGTTCTTTGTTTCAgccaattttgaatataatgacaAAAGTGTCAAAATACTTTATTGTTATCATGTTTGGATcatgaattaatatgaaactgTGATGGACGTTTTAAATTAAGATGACTTTAAGACATAAAATTTGTATCATCAAATTTGCATCACCAATTAAATCAGACTCGATCTCAGGAGGATTGGTAGTAAaatgg
Protein-coding sequences here:
- the LOC106881140 gene encoding uncharacterized protein LOC106881140, with amino-acid sequence MDCRLIALVSVCLFLLTSPALSAPAADARSHLEQSKDVPLSKRPKYMDTRDPQDIFKDLVYLTLQQLVSEGKVTPDVMTGADIGVPGKRGHQGLCLRRTASQRFIAYPCWQSGSK